One window of the Marmota flaviventris isolate mMarFla1 chromosome 2, mMarFla1.hap1, whole genome shotgun sequence genome contains the following:
- the Lrrn4 gene encoding leucine-rich repeat neuronal protein 4 has translation MRWTLLLLRLLNVLHRSQAETFQEKVPLFRLTQQGPWESDASNATGSPCEGLLATGASALNLANRSLERLPSCLPRSLHSLDGSHNLLRALNMPELRHLPQLQVLTLRHNRIAAVRWSPGGPGGLHTLDLSYNQLAALPPCAGSALSNLRVLILAGNPLQALQPRAFACFPALQLLNLSASALGLGFQGGITDGAFAGADGEPLAALETLDLSSTYLERVETGWIRDLPKLTSLYLRKMPRLRILEGDIFKMTPNLQHLDCQASPALTSVHTHIFQDTPCLQVLLFQNCNLSSFPPWTMNSSQVLSINLFGNPLTCSCELSWLLVDAKRTILSRAKDTMCIPAAGSGGPFSVPLLLSQLPDLCRSDHRTTVLASNPPSFDHSGYTPSTQGPSTQPSGGQQSVTNTPSHPAVSLSQAAWTHGDAGEGTAQSSVNSTASYYNFSVPPNAASTAGTNHGGKHTTRIVLETDVSAASTPQASKHRGPFPTSRNPVHTSQTDQRSQATPQVPQPSPSEGGIPVVLLDDYGEEEGTKEEVRAPEQYVACDYHPCKHLQTPCAELQRHSGCSCPGLSREDTIPDPPRLQGVSEMTDTSALILWCAPNSVVHRYQIRYFAEGKAENQTVVENIYATARQHPLYGLSPGTTYRVCVLAANRAGLSLPRASGWRRACTNFTTKPSYLGILAGLCATSSLLLISTLVLSVCLCRRGWTSHRQRYDTHLVAFKNPVMAESVAQW, from the exons ATGCGGTGGACCCTGCTGCTACTGCGGCTGCTGAATGTGCTGCACCGGAGCCAGGCAGAGACTTTCCAGGAGAAGGTCCCGCTCTTCCGACTCACTCAGCAGGGGCCCTGGGAGAGTGACGCCAGCAATGCCACGGGCTCGCCCTGCGAGGGGCTCCTGGCCACAGGAGCCTCGGCCTTGAACCTGGCCAACCGCAGCCTGGAGCGCCTGCCCAGCTGCCTGCCTCGCTCGCTGCACAGCCTCGACGGCAGCCACAACCTGCTGCGCGCCCTGAACATGCCCGAGCTCCGCCACCTGCCGCAGCTGCAGGTGCTGACGCTGCGCCACAACCGCATCGCAGCGGTGCGCTGGAGCCCCGGCGGCCCAGGGGGGCTGCACACGCTGGACCTTAGCTACAATCAACTGGCCGCCCTGCCTCCCTGCGCGGGGTCTGCGCTAAGCAACCTCCGCGTGCTGATCCTTGCCGGGAACCCACTGCAGGCGCTGCAGCCTCGGGCCTTCGCCTGCTTCCCCGCGCTACAGCTCCTCAACCTCTCGGCCTCCGCTCTGGGCCTCGGATTCCAGGGTGGCATCACCGACGGAGCGTTCGCTGGGGCGGATGGCGAGCCTCTGGCCGCGCTCGAAACCCTGGATCTCAGCAGCACATACCTAGAGCGAG TTGAAACTGGGTGGATCAGAGACCTGCCGAAGCTCACGTCCCTTTACCTGAGGAAGATGCCCAGGCTGAGGATCCTGGAGGGAGACATTTTCAAGATGACCCCTAACCTCCAGCATCTGGATTGTCAGGCCTCCCCAGCACTTACTTCCGTCCACACACACATCTTTCAAGACACTCCTTGTCTACAGGTCCTTCTGTTCCAGAA TTGCAACTTGAGTTCCTTCCCTCCTTGGACCATGAATTCCTCCCAGGTTCTGTCCATCAACCTCTTCGGCAACCCTCTCACTTGCAGCTGTGAGCTGTCCTGGCTCCTTGTGGATGCAAAGAGAACTATCCTAAGCAG GGCCAAAGACACTATGTGCATACCAGCTGCTGGATCTGGAGGTCCCTTCTCGGTTCCTCTTCTGCTCTCCCAGCTGCCTGATCTGTGCAGGTCAGACCACAGGACCACCGTCCTGGCTTCAAACCCACCCTCCTTTGACCACTCAGGCTATACACCATCTACACAGGGTCCCTCCACCCAGCCTTCAGGAGGCCAACAGAGCGTCACCAACACCCCCTCCCACCCTGCGGTTTCCCTCTCACAAGCTGCATGGACTCATGGTGATGCTGGGGAGGGGACTGCCCAGTCCAGTGTCAACTCCACGGCAAGTTACTATAACTTCAGTGTTCCACCCAATGCTGCCAGCACAGCTGGGACAAATCATGGAGGAAAACATACTACCAGGATTGTCCTTGAAACTGATGTCTCAGCTGCCTCCACCCCACAGGCCAGCAAACACCGTGGTCCCTTCCCCACCTCAAGGAACCCCGTGCACACATCTCAGACTGATCAGAGGTCACAGGCCACCCCCCAGGTTCCCCAGCCGAGTCCTTCGGAGGGTGGGATTCCAGTCGTCTTGTTGGATGACTATGGTGAAGAGGAAGGGACCAAGGAAGAGGTGAGAGCACCTGAACAGTATGTCGCTTGTGATTACCATCCATGCAAGCACTTGCAGACCCCATGCGCCGAACTGCAGAGGCACTCAGGGTGCAGCTGCCCTGGCCTCAGCCGGGAAGACACTATTCCAGACCCCCCCAGGCTGCAGGGGGTGTCAGAAATGACAGACACATCAGCACTCATCCTCTGGTGTGCCCCCAACTCAGTGGTGCATAGGTACCAGATCCGCTACTTCGCAGAGGGCAAGGCAGAGAACCAGACAGTGGTAGAGAACATCTATGCCACCGCCCGTCAGCACCCTTTGTATGGGCTCTCGCCTGGCACCACATACCGCGTGTGTGTGCTGGCAGCCAACAGGGCTGGCCTGAGCCTGCCTCGGGCCTCAGGCTGGAGGAGGGCATGCACCAACttcaccaccaagcccagctactTGGGCATCTTGGCAGGACTGTGTGCAACCAGCAGTCTTCTGCTTATCAGCACGCTAGTGCTGTCTGTGTGTCTCTGCAGGCGGGGTTGGACATCACACAGGCAGCGCTACGATACACACTTGGTGGCCTTCAAAAACCCAGTGATGGCTGAaagcgtagctcagtggtag
- the Crls1 gene encoding cardiolipin synthase (CMP-forming) isoform X2, whose protein sequence is MPQYENPWTIPNMLSMTRIGLAPILGYLIIEEDFNVALGVFALAGLTDLLDGFIARNWANQKSALGSALDPLADKILISILYVSLTYADLIPVPLTYMIISRDVMLIAAVFYVRYRTLPTPRTLAKYFNPCYATARLKPTFISKVNTAVQLILVAASLAAPVFNYGDSIYLRMLWYFTAFTTAASAYSYYHYGRKTVQVIKGR, encoded by the exons ATGCCACAG TATGAAAATCCATGGACAATCCCAAATATGTTGTCAATGACAAGAATTGGCTTGGCCCCAATTTTGGGATATTTGATTATTGAAGAAGATTTTAATGTTGCACTAGGAGTTTTTGCTTTAGCTGGGCTAACCGATTTG TTGGATGGATTTATTGCTCGAAACTGGGCCAATCAAAAATCAGCTTTGGGAAGTGCTCTTGATCCACTTGCTGATAAAATACTTATCAGTATCTTATATGTTAGCTTGACCTATGCAGATCTTATTCCAG ttccACTTACTTATATGATAATTTCAAGAGATGTAATGTTGATTGCTGCTGTTTTTTATGTCAGATATCGAACTCTTCCAACACCG CGAACACTAGCTAAGTATTTCAATCCTTGTTATGCTACTGCTAGATTAAAACCAACGTTCATCAGCAAG gtaaacaCAGCAGTTCAGTTAATCTTGGTGGCAGCTTCTTTGGCAGCTCCAGTTTTCAATTATGGTGATAGCATTTACCTTCGGATGCTTTG GTATTTTACAGCTTTCACCACAGCTGCATCAGCTTACAGTTATTATCATTATGGTCGGAAAACTGTTCAGGTGATAAAAGGCAGATGA
- the Crls1 gene encoding cardiolipin synthase (CMP-forming) isoform X1 has translation MLASRLARGSWGALRAAAWVLGVRSGKGRSRGALLPLVPCCLSCQAERWSLRPAALALRLPRAGPRSHCSGAGKAAPGPAAGGDAAAEAPGGGWVPASAPSPYENPWTIPNMLSMTRIGLAPILGYLIIEEDFNVALGVFALAGLTDLLDGFIARNWANQKSALGSALDPLADKILISILYVSLTYADLIPVPLTYMIISRDVMLIAAVFYVRYRTLPTPRTLAKYFNPCYATARLKPTFISKVNTAVQLILVAASLAAPVFNYGDSIYLRMLWYFTAFTTAASAYSYYHYGRKTVQVIKGR, from the exons ATGCTGGCCTCGCGCTTGGCGCGCGGCTCGTGGGGGGCCCTGCGTGCGGCCGCCTGGGTGCTAGGGGTGCGGTCGGGTAAGGGGCGCTCCCGCGGGGCCTTGCTGCCGCTCGTGCCCTGCTGCCTGAGCTGCCAGGCCGAGCGCTGGTCGCTGCGCCCGGCCGCGCTTGCCCTGCGGCTGCCCAGAGCCGGCCCACGGAGCCACTGCTCAGGCGCGGGCAAAGCGGCCCCCGGGCCTGCGGCAGGAGGGGACGCCGCCGCGGAGGCCCCGGGCGGCGGGTGGGTCCCGGCGAGCGCCCCCAGTCCG TATGAAAATCCATGGACAATCCCAAATATGTTGTCAATGACAAGAATTGGCTTGGCCCCAATTTTGGGATATTTGATTATTGAAGAAGATTTTAATGTTGCACTAGGAGTTTTTGCTTTAGCTGGGCTAACCGATTTG TTGGATGGATTTATTGCTCGAAACTGGGCCAATCAAAAATCAGCTTTGGGAAGTGCTCTTGATCCACTTGCTGATAAAATACTTATCAGTATCTTATATGTTAGCTTGACCTATGCAGATCTTATTCCAG ttccACTTACTTATATGATAATTTCAAGAGATGTAATGTTGATTGCTGCTGTTTTTTATGTCAGATATCGAACTCTTCCAACACCG CGAACACTAGCTAAGTATTTCAATCCTTGTTATGCTACTGCTAGATTAAAACCAACGTTCATCAGCAAG gtaaacaCAGCAGTTCAGTTAATCTTGGTGGCAGCTTCTTTGGCAGCTCCAGTTTTCAATTATGGTGATAGCATTTACCTTCGGATGCTTTG GTATTTTACAGCTTTCACCACAGCTGCATCAGCTTACAGTTATTATCATTATGGTCGGAAAACTGTTCAGGTGATAAAAGGCAGATGA
- the Crls1 gene encoding cardiolipin synthase (CMP-forming) isoform X3 — MLSMTRIGLAPILGYLIIEEDFNVALGVFALAGLTDLLDGFIARNWANQKSALGSALDPLADKILISILYVSLTYADLIPVPLTYMIISRDVMLIAAVFYVRYRTLPTPRTLAKYFNPCYATARLKPTFISKVNTAVQLILVAASLAAPVFNYGDSIYLRMLWYFTAFTTAASAYSYYHYGRKTVQVIKGR, encoded by the exons ATGTTGTCAATGACAAGAATTGGCTTGGCCCCAATTTTGGGATATTTGATTATTGAAGAAGATTTTAATGTTGCACTAGGAGTTTTTGCTTTAGCTGGGCTAACCGATTTG TTGGATGGATTTATTGCTCGAAACTGGGCCAATCAAAAATCAGCTTTGGGAAGTGCTCTTGATCCACTTGCTGATAAAATACTTATCAGTATCTTATATGTTAGCTTGACCTATGCAGATCTTATTCCAG ttccACTTACTTATATGATAATTTCAAGAGATGTAATGTTGATTGCTGCTGTTTTTTATGTCAGATATCGAACTCTTCCAACACCG CGAACACTAGCTAAGTATTTCAATCCTTGTTATGCTACTGCTAGATTAAAACCAACGTTCATCAGCAAG gtaaacaCAGCAGTTCAGTTAATCTTGGTGGCAGCTTCTTTGGCAGCTCCAGTTTTCAATTATGGTGATAGCATTTACCTTCGGATGCTTTG GTATTTTACAGCTTTCACCACAGCTGCATCAGCTTACAGTTATTATCATTATGGTCGGAAAACTGTTCAGGTGATAAAAGGCAGATGA